A single genomic interval of Musa acuminata AAA Group cultivar baxijiao chromosome BXJ3-4, Cavendish_Baxijiao_AAA, whole genome shotgun sequence harbors:
- the LOC103981023 gene encoding probable sarcosine oxidase: MESCGDQFDVVVVGAGIMGSCAAYEAAKRGCSVLLLEQFDFLHQLGSSHGESRTIRATYPEEYYPPMVLEAHRLWEAAQSEAGYRVLTRTPHFDMGPADNRSLRSAIASCERQSSVNVRLLDRAAVDEMFSGTFRLPEGWIGVRSDAGGVIKPTKAVAMFQALAIRRGAVLKDHMEVTGIKKDEEDRGVRVSTATGDSFLGKKCVVTVGPWSSKLVKAVSGHVLPIQPLHTTICYWKIKEGHEHEMTPEGGFPTFASYGEIYVYGTPSMEFPGLIKIGLHGGRPCDPDRRDWTSNSGMLVDTVGSWIEQMLPGKVETDKPVIIQSCMYSMTPDEDFVIDFLGGELGKDVVVAGGFSGHGFKMGPVVGRTLAELAIDGAADGVELKHFRLGRFTEDSNGNAKDFDDQVSSHLHQ, from the coding sequence ATGGAATCCTGCGGTGATCAGTTCGATGTCGTCGTCGTCGGCGCGGGGATCATGGGAAGCTGCGCGGCCTACGAGGCGGCCAAGCGCGGCTGCAGCGTGCTGCTCCTGGAACAGTTCGACTTCCTCCACCAGCTGGGCTCCTCGCATGGCGAGTCGCGCACCATCCGCGCCACCTACCCGGAGGAGTACTACCCGCCGATGGTCCTCGAGGCGCACCGCTTGTGGGAGGCGGCGCAGTCGGAGGCGGGCTACCGGGTGCTCACCAGGACCCCCCACTTCGATATGGGCCCTGCCGATAACAGGAGCCTCCGGTCTGCTATCGCCAGCTGCGAGCGGCAGAGCTCGGTCAACGTGCGCCTTCTCGATCGAGCCGCGGTCGACGAGATGTTCTCCGGCACGTTCCGGCTGCCCGAGGGGTGGATCGGGGTCCGAAGCGACGCCGGAGGTGTCATCAAGCCGACCAAGGCGGTGGCCATGTTTCAGGCCCTGGCCATACGACGAGGGGCTGTTCTAAAGGATCACATGGAGGTGACAGGGATCAAGAAGGACGAGGAAGACAGAGGCGTACGGGTGTCCACCGCCACCGGCGACAGCTTCCTGGGGAAGAAGTGCGTGGTCACGGTGGGACCTTGGTCGAGCAAGCTGGTGAAAGCAGTCAGCGGCCATGTCTTGCCCATCCAACCTCTCCACACCACCATCTGCTACTGGAAGATCAAGGAAGGGCACGAGCACGAGATGACGCCGGAGGGAGGGTTCCCCACCTTCGCCAGCTACGGCGAAATCTACGTCTACGGGACGCCGTCGATGGAGTTCCCGGGACTGATAAAGATCGGGCTGCACGGCGGCCGTCCGTGCGACCCCGACAGGAGGGACTGGACATCGAACTCCGGCATGCTGGTGGACACCGTCGGCTCCTGGATCGAGCAGATGCTTCCGGGCAAGGTCGAGACCGACAAGCCTGTGATCATCCAGTCATGCATGTACTCCATGACCCCTGACGAGGACTTCGTGATCGACTTCCTCGGCGGCGAGCTCGGCAAGGACGTGGTGGTGGCCGGAGGGTTTTCAGGACATGGGTTCAAGATGGGACCGGTGGTGGGGAGGACCCTGGCGGAGTTGGCCATCGATGGGGCGGCAGATGGAGTGGAGCTGAAGCACTTCAGGTTGGGGAGGTTTACAGAAGACTCTAATGGCAATGCAAAGGATTTCGACGATCAAGTGTCCTCTCATCTCCATCaatag